A genome region from Solanum pennellii chromosome 12, SPENNV200 includes the following:
- the LOC107006385 gene encoding uncharacterized protein LOC107006385: MPTGRLEKWQILLTEFDIIYITRTAMKAQALADHLAENPIDEEYEPLKTYFPDEEICCINEDIHDNNQGWKLFFDGASNRKGVGIGAALMSKSGKYYPISAQLRFYCTNNMSEYEAFILGLRLAVDMGIQELVVLGDSDLLVYQIQGEWETRDPKLIPYQHCLQGLCQQFVSIKFRHIPRVHNEIADALSTLYLMLQHPDGAHIDPLYIQICDQHAYCNMIEEEFDGKPWFHDIKTYHQSGECSSDVTSNQKRTIRRLARGFFLSGGILYKKAPDLGLLRCVNAQDASTIMIEVHSGVCGPHMNGYVLVKKILRAGYYWLTMERDSIRFVRKCHECQIHGDLIHSPPSELHTMSAPWPFVAWEMDVIGPIEPKASNGHRFISVAIDYFTKWVEPVTFKSVTKKVVVDFIHFNIICRFGTPKVIITDNAANLNIHLMQEDATDLRLSIEIQLRIAQRQTGL; the protein is encoded by the coding sequence ATGCCTACAGGCAGGCTTGAGAAATGGCAAATATTGCTCACAGAGTTTGACATTATCTATATAACGCGGACCGCAATGAAAGCTCAAGCATTGGCAGATCATTTGGCAGAGAACCCtattgatgaagaatatgaaccaCTTAAAACCTATTTTCCAGATGAAGAGATATGTTGTATCAATGAAGATATTCACGATAACAATCAAGGTTGGAAGTTATTCTTTGATGGTGCCTCTAACAGGAAAGGAGTTGGAATAGGAGCTGCTCTTATGTCTAAATCAGGGAAGTATTACCCTATATCAGCCCAACTTAGATTCTATTGTACTAATAATATGTCTGAGTATGAAGCGTTCATTTTGGGTCTAAGGTTAGCTGTTGACATGGGTATCCAAGAATTGGTAGTGTTAGGAGACTCAGACTTACTAGTTTATCaaattcaaggagaatgggAAACTCGAGACCCAAAGCTCATACCATATCAACATTGTTTACAAGGTCTTTGTCAACAATTCGTGTCGATAAAGTTTAGACACATTCCCAGAGTACACAATGAGATTGCAGATGCATTGTCCACTTTATATTTGATGCTCCAACACCCTGATGGCGCTCATATCGACCCTTTATACATACAAATTTGTGATCAACATGCTTATTGCAACATGATTGAGGAGGAATTTGATGGTAAGCCTTGGTTTCATGATATCAAAACATATCATCAGTCTGGAGAATGTTCGTCGGATGTAACCAGTAATCAAAAAAGGACTATTCGACGACTAGCAAGGGGTTTTTTCTTAAGCGGAGGCATATTGTACAAGAAGGCACCCGATTTAGGTCTTCTAAGGTGTGTAAATGCTCAAGACGCTTCCACAATCATGATTGAAGTACACTCAGGAGTTTGTGGACCTCATATGAATGGATATGTTCTAGTCAAGAAGATACTTCGAGCAGGATATTATTGGCTCACCATGGAGCGGGATTCCATACGATTTGTTCGTAAATGTCATGAATGTCAAATACATGGTGATTTGATACATTCTCCCCCTTCTGAGTTGCATACAATGTCTGCTCCATGGCCTTTCGTGGCATGGGAAATGGATGTGATTGGACCGATAGAACCAAAAGCATCGAATGGTCACAGGTTCATCTCGGTGGCCAttgattattttacaaaatGGGTGGAACCAGTAACTTTCAAGTCAGTGACCAAGAAGGTCGTGGTGGATTTCATCCATTTCAACATCATCTGTCGGTTTGGTACTCCAAAGGTGATTATAACTGACAACGCCGCAAATCTCAACATCCACTTAATGCAAGAGGATGCTACTGATTTAAGATTGAGCATCGAAATTCAACTCCGTATTGCCCAAAGGCAAACGGGGCTGTAG